ATTAAACGCGCAATGATCGCCGTGGATGAATGGCTGCAAAAGGAACAACCACGCGTGCGTATGATCATGCAGGTACACGATGAACTGGTGTTTGAAGTACATAAAGACTCCCTGGACGCGGTATCAAAACGTATCCATCAATTGATGGAAAACTGTACGCGTATTGATGTGCCGTTGCTGGTGGAAGTCGGAAGCGGAGAAAACTGGGATCAAGCGCACTAAACGTTTATCGAATAACGCGCTTTTTTCGTAATTAAGCAACATAAGAGAGGGGATTTTGTGATGGGTATTAGAATTCCCTATGTAAAGAATGAAAAAAAATTACGAAAAGGTCTTTCTGTGTTGCGCAAAAAAGAGTAAAGTTATTCACGTAGGGTACAGAGGTAAGATGTTCTATCTTTCAGACCTTTTACTTCACGTAATCGGATTTGGCTGAATATTTTAGCCGCCCCAGTCAGTTTATGACTGGGGCGTTTTTTATTGGGCGCAAGAAAATGTTTGAGGCTGGAACAGCTGTATTGAAATTGCCTCATTGCCGGATATCGCTACGCTTATCCGGACTGTGACTACTGAAATTCGAAAGGTATAAAGTAAAACAACGGGTTTGCCGCCGGATAAGGCGTACCACGTCGCCATCCGGCAATCAATAGGGATTACTCTGCGTCCTGTGTCTCTTCAACCGGGGTCAGACCACTAAACCAACTGTCCAGTTTCTGCCGTAACTTATCCACGCCCTGCTTCTTCAGCGACGAAAATGCCTCAACCTGCACATCGCCATTAAAAGCCAGTACTGCTTCACGTACCCTATTCAACTGTGCCTTGCGTGCGCCGCTGGCCAGTTTGTCCGCTTTGGTCAGCAACACCAGAACCTGAATATTGCTCTCCACGGCCCACTGGATCATCTGTTGGTCGAGATCTTTTAACGGATGGCGGATATCCATCAGAACGACCAACCCTTGCAGGCTTTGACGTTTCTCCAGATATTCCCCCAGCGCGCGTTGCCACTTACGTTTCATCTCCTCCGGGACTTCCGCGTAGCCATAGCCTGGCAGGTCGACCAGCCGTTTGCCATCTACCACTTCAAACAGGTTAATCAGTTGGGTACGGCCCGGCGTTTTAGAGGTACGCGCCAGGCTCTTTTGGTTGGTCAGAGTGTTCAGAGCGCTGGATTTACCTGCATTGGAACGGCCAGCAAAAGCCACTTCAATTCCGCTATCGGAAGGTAAATGGCGAATATCAGGCGCACTCATCACAAAATGCGTCTGTTGATAATTCAGGTTAGTCAATGTGGTCGTCTCCGTCAGTCAAAGCGTTGCCGCGATTATACCTGAACGCCAGCAAAAGGCGGATTTTTCGGCGCGCAGGCGCTGTAAGCAAAAGCCATGTACTTTGTGAGACATTGCCCATTGTATCTATGCGAGATGACAAGGTCGTGGCGACATGAGAAGTGAGTTAATACAGTTAAATCAGAAATTTATAGAAAGGTAATTGTCTGAAAAAGCGAAGTTTGCCGTGTCTGAGTCTTGTACGTTTACCCCAAAAGAGTAAAGTAGCGCATACAGCGAGGACGCTAACAGGATCAACGACTCAGGATGAGGGTCAGGAGCGCCAGGAGGCGAGGACACAGGATTGTCAGGAAGACGAACGTCCGGAGACGTTAGTAGAAGGAAATGGAAACAACATGGAATGTTTCAGGCTAAGGGAAAAACAGGGCATGTTGATAGCCAACAGGGATGGTGGAACCCGTTAAGGGTTGTGGGTCAAGAAAAAAGGCGGCAGATTACTCTGTCGCCTTTTTTCTTTGCTTGCTTTCTGCTAGATTCCGCCTCAATTCTATACTGAATAAAACGGCTTAAAAGACAGACATCATGAAAAAACCAACCCCTGCATCGCGCAGTAAAGCGTCCGGTAAACCACGCCGTAAAACGCGTGAAGAGTTAAATCAGGAAGCGCGCGACCGCAAACGCCAGAAAAAGCACCGCGGTCATGCGCCGGGAAGTCGCGCGACGGGCGGCAATACCGCCTCTGGCAGCGGTAATCAGAAACAACAAAAAGATCCACGTATTGGTAGTAAAACGCCCATTCCATTGGACGTGACGGAAAGAGTAACCCAACAGCATAAACCGAAAAGTGAGAAACCTATGCTTTCACCGCAGGCGGAGTTGGATTTATTGGAAACGGATGAGCGCCTGGATGCGCTGTTAGAACGTCTGGAAGCGGGCGAAACCCTGAGTACGGAAGAGCAATCCTGGGTGGATGCCAAACTGGATCGCATTGATGAACTGATGCAGAAACTGGGTCTTTCTTACGATGATGAGGAAGACGACGAAGAAGAGGATGAGAAGCAGGAAGATATGATGCGCCTGCTACGAGGCGGCCATTAACGGGTTTACGCTGTGGGGGTTCCCATCCTGCTTATAACCCTTCCGGTTATATGTTATCTGGCGTGGTTATTCGTTAAACTACAGCGATTGTCGCGGCGACAGAAATGGCTGCGCAGCCGGCTTTCCGTCCGTCATGGCGTAACGCTGGCACGCCGTACCCGCCAGAGACGCCATCGGAAGGAGTGAGCATGTCTGAACAGCAAATAGACTGGGATCTGGCCCTGATCCAGAAATATAACTATTCCGGGCCACGCTATACCTCGTACCCGACCGCGCTGGAATTTTCTGAAGACTTCGACGAAGTGGCCTTCCAGCAGGCGGTAGCGCGGTATCCTGACCGTCCGCTCTCGCTGTATGTGCATATCCCGTTTTGCCATAAGCTCTGCTACTTTTGTGGTTGCAATAAGATTGTCACCCGCCAGCAGCACAAAGCGGATCAGTATCTGGATGCGCTGGAAGAAGAAATCCGCCATCGCGCGCCGCTGTTTGCAGGGCGTCTTGTTAGCCAGCTTCACTGGGGCGGCGGTACGCCAACCTACCTGAATAAAGCGCAAATCAGCCGCTTAATGACACTGCTGCGCGATAATTTTCATTTTGCCGCAGACGCCGAGATCTCGATCGAGGTTGATCCGCGCGAGATTGAGTTGGATGTCCTCGATCATTTACGGGCTGAAGGTTTTAATCGCCTGAGTATGGGCGTGCAGGACTTTAACAAAGAAGTTCAGCGGCTGGTGAACCGCGAGCAGGACGAGGAATTTATTTTTGCGCTGCTCAATCATGCTCGTGAGATTGGTTTTACCTCGACCAATATCGATTTAATTTATGGCCTGCCAAAACAGACGCCGGAAAGCTTTGCTTTTACGCTGAAGCGTGTAACGGAGCTTAACCCCGACCGTTTGAGCGTCTTTAACTATGCGCATCTGCCGACGCTTTTTGCCGCTCAGCGCAAAATTAAAGATGCTGATTTACCCAGCGCGCAGCAAAAGCTGGATATCCTCCAGCAGACCATCGCCTCGCTCACCGAAGCGGGTTATCAGTTTATTGGGATGGATCACTTCGCTCGTCCGGATGATGAACTGGCCGTGGCGCAGCGTAAAGGGGTGCTACACCGTAATTTCCAGGGATATACCACTCAAGGGGATACCGATCTGCTGGGAATGGGCGTTTCCGCCATTAGCATGATTGGCGATTGTTATGCGCAGAACCAGAAAGCGCTGAAGCAGTATTATCAGCAGGTTGATGAGCAAGGAAACGCGTTGTGGCGTGGTATTGCGTTGACCCGCGACG
The Salmonella bongori NCTC 12419 DNA segment above includes these coding regions:
- the yihA gene encoding ribosome biogenesis GTP-binding protein YihA/YsxC — encoded protein: MTNLNYQQTHFVMSAPDIRHLPSDSGIEVAFAGRSNAGKSSALNTLTNQKSLARTSKTPGRTQLINLFEVVDGKRLVDLPGYGYAEVPEEMKRKWQRALGEYLEKRQSLQGLVVLMDIRHPLKDLDQQMIQWAVESNIQVLVLLTKADKLASGARKAQLNRVREAVLAFNGDVQVEAFSSLKKQGVDKLRQKLDSWFSGLTPVEETQDAE
- the yihI gene encoding Der GTPase-activating protein YihI, which encodes MKKPTPASRSKASGKPRRKTREELNQEARDRKRQKKHRGHAPGSRATGGNTASGSGNQKQQKDPRIGSKTPIPLDVTERVTQQHKPKSEKPMLSPQAELDLLETDERLDALLERLEAGETLSTEEQSWVDAKLDRIDELMQKLGLSYDDEEDDEEEDEKQEDMMRLLRGGH
- the hemN gene encoding oxygen-independent coproporphyrinogen III oxidase, with product MSEQQIDWDLALIQKYNYSGPRYTSYPTALEFSEDFDEVAFQQAVARYPDRPLSLYVHIPFCHKLCYFCGCNKIVTRQQHKADQYLDALEEEIRHRAPLFAGRLVSQLHWGGGTPTYLNKAQISRLMTLLRDNFHFAADAEISIEVDPREIELDVLDHLRAEGFNRLSMGVQDFNKEVQRLVNREQDEEFIFALLNHAREIGFTSTNIDLIYGLPKQTPESFAFTLKRVTELNPDRLSVFNYAHLPTLFAAQRKIKDADLPSAQQKLDILQQTIASLTEAGYQFIGMDHFARPDDELAVAQRKGVLHRNFQGYTTQGDTDLLGMGVSAISMIGDCYAQNQKALKQYYQQVDEQGNALWRGIALTRDDGIRRDVIKSLICNFRLDYTAVERQWDLHFAEYFAEDLQLLSPLEKDGLVDVNEQGIQVTAKGRLLIRNICMCFDAYLRQKARMQQFSRVI
- a CDS encoding spot 42 RNA, inhibition of DNA synthesis, with amino-acid sequence MFYLSDLLLHVIGFG